One Oceanotoga teriensis genomic region harbors:
- a CDS encoding RNA methyltransferase, which produces MLNKLYVALIHYPILGREEQIISTAITNFDIHDISRSCRTYNIKNFYMVSNLPAQRKIVNNVVDYWREGYGSTYNPNRKDALSVFKIVEYLEDAIEDIEKIENEKPKIVFTSAKPREKAIDFSELSKVIEEEEAPILILYGTGWGMPEEIRDICDYDLEPIRGNSDFNHLSVRAAVAISLDRLIGEKVLNNKNNI; this is translated from the coding sequence ATGCTAAATAAATTATATGTTGCATTGATACACTATCCTATTCTTGGTAGAGAAGAACAGATAATATCAACAGCTATAACTAATTTTGATATACATGATATATCCAGATCATGCAGAACATATAATATAAAAAACTTTTATATGGTTTCTAATTTACCGGCACAGAGAAAGATAGTAAACAATGTAGTTGATTACTGGAGAGAAGGATATGGTAGTACATATAATCCAAATAGAAAAGATGCATTATCCGTTTTTAAAATAGTAGAATATTTAGAAGATGCTATAGAAGATATTGAAAAAATTGAAAATGAAAAACCAAAGATAGTTTTTACCTCAGCTAAACCAAGAGAAAAAGCAATTGATTTTTCTGAGCTATCGAAGGTTATTGAAGAAGAAGAAGCTCCTATTTTAATACTTTATGGAACTGGATGGGGAATGCCAGAAGAAATAAGAGATATATGTGATTATGATCTTGAGCCAATAAGAGGTAATTCTGATTTTAATCATCTTTCTGTAAGAGCGGCAGTAGCCATTTCACTTGACAGACTCATAGGAGAAAAAGTTTTAAATAATAAAAATAATATATAG
- the ffh gene encoding signal recognition particle protein, translating to MFENIQKKLSSAFKNLSGQGKISEKNIKEAVRQVKLSLLEADVNYKVVKDFIDKVKEEAMGAKVLESLTPDQEFIRVVRDNLIELMGGNKPEKISLSRNPGFIMLVGLQGSGKTTHAAKLAKMYQKEGRKPLLIAADTYRPAAIDQLVQLGDSLGVPVFTGDKTDARNIVKEGKKYAEKLLHDIVIVDTAGRLHIDQQMMDEVEDIKNIVNPEEIIMVVDSMMGQDAVSSAKEFNDRLELSGFIVTKLDGDSRGGVIISIREITKKPVKFVGVGEKLDEFEPFYAERYAGRILGMGDVLSLIEKVEQEVDKEKAEEDAKRMMEGKITLEDFLQNIKQIRKMGPLSKILEMIPGTQGVDVDTDKGEKEMTKMEAIINSMTPKERKDPKVLTYSRKQRIAKGSGTSLQDINKLLKSYDQLKKTMKQFKKFGKKKFFGNKMPFGM from the coding sequence ATGTTTGAAAACATACAAAAAAAGCTGTCAAGTGCTTTTAAGAATTTATCAGGACAGGGTAAAATAAGTGAAAAGAACATAAAAGAAGCTGTGAGACAGGTAAAGCTTTCTTTGCTTGAAGCTGATGTTAATTATAAAGTCGTTAAAGACTTTATAGACAAGGTTAAAGAAGAAGCTATGGGCGCAAAGGTTTTAGAAAGCTTAACACCTGATCAGGAATTCATAAGAGTTGTTAGAGATAATTTAATAGAACTTATGGGTGGAAATAAACCTGAAAAGATTTCCTTATCGAGAAATCCTGGTTTTATAATGTTAGTCGGTTTACAGGGTAGTGGTAAAACTACTCATGCTGCCAAACTTGCAAAAATGTATCAAAAAGAGGGAAGAAAACCTTTATTGATTGCGGCAGATACATATAGACCTGCAGCTATAGATCAATTAGTTCAATTGGGAGATAGTCTTGGAGTACCAGTTTTTACTGGAGATAAGACTGATGCGAGAAATATAGTAAAAGAAGGTAAAAAATATGCAGAAAAATTATTACATGACATTGTTATAGTTGATACTGCTGGTAGACTTCATATTGATCAGCAAATGATGGATGAAGTTGAAGATATAAAAAATATAGTTAATCCAGAAGAAATAATAATGGTTGTAGATTCTATGATGGGTCAAGATGCTGTTTCTTCTGCAAAAGAATTTAATGATAGACTCGAGCTTTCTGGGTTCATAGTTACCAAACTAGATGGTGATTCAAGAGGTGGAGTTATTATCTCAATAAGAGAAATAACTAAAAAACCAGTGAAATTTGTAGGTGTTGGAGAAAAATTAGATGAATTCGAACCATTCTATGCAGAAAGATATGCTGGAAGAATATTGGGTATGGGAGATGTTCTTTCATTAATTGAAAAAGTTGAACAAGAAGTAGATAAAGAAAAAGCTGAAGAAGATGCTAAAAGAATGATGGAAGGGAAGATTACCCTTGAAGATTTTCTTCAAAATATAAAACAAATAAGAAAAATGGGTCCTTTGAGTAAAATACTTGAAATGATACCTGGAACACAAGGGGTAGATGTTGATACAGATAAAGGTGAAAAAGAGATGACCAAGATGGAAGCCATAATAAACTCTATGACGCCTAAAGAAAGAAAAGATCCAAAGGTTCTTACTTATTCAAGAAAGCAAAGAATAGCAAAAGGTTCAGGAACATCACTTCAAGATATAAATAAACTTTTGAAATCGTATGATCAATTGAAAAAAACGATGAAACAATTTAAAAAATTTGGTAAGAAGAAATTTTTTGGAAATAAAATGCCATTTGGAATGTAA
- a CDS encoding SHOCT domain-containing protein, with translation MFFILIVIIIAIVWIIFRNENNNRNYYENRYRNIPNDNIDDNSLKILNERYAKGEISEDEYLRMKENIKK, from the coding sequence ATGTTTTTTATACTAATCGTAATAATCATCGCAATTGTTTGGATAATATTTAGAAATGAGAATAATAATAGAAATTATTATGAAAACAGATATAGAAATATACCTAATGATAATATCGATGATAATTCTTTGAAAATTTTGAATGAAAGATACGCAAAAGGTGAAATAAGTGAAGATGAGTATCTCAGAATGAAGGAAAATATAAAAAAATAG
- a CDS encoding KH domain-containing protein: MKELLESILKRIVKKPEEVTIVEFDEEDSIIFEIVVNPQDVGQIIGRDGRTIKSINTILNAAKGENDKKFVLKVIR, encoded by the coding sequence ATGAAAGAACTTCTTGAGAGCATTTTGAAAAGAATTGTTAAGAAGCCTGAAGAAGTTACTATTGTTGAATTTGACGAAGAAGATAGTATAATCTTTGAAATAGTTGTTAATCCTCAAGATGTTGGACAAATAATTGGAAGAGATGGAAGAACTATAAAATCCATAAATACAATTTTAAATGCAGCAAAGGGAGAAAACGATAAAAAGTTTGTTTTGAAAGTTATAAGGTGA
- the rpsP gene encoding 30S ribosomal protein S16, with protein MVKIRLNRMGRRHQPFYRIVVVDSREKRSGKYIESLGYYNPIDDNDKYRLDADKALEWLLKGAQPTDTARSILSKFGVMKRLDEIKYEKRQAKKGESN; from the coding sequence ATGGTAAAAATAAGATTAAACAGAATGGGAAGAAGACATCAACCATTTTACAGAATAGTAGTAGTTGATTCAAGAGAAAAGAGAAGCGGAAAGTACATAGAATCTTTAGGATATTATAATCCAATAGATGATAATGATAAATACAGACTTGATGCAGATAAGGCTTTAGAATGGTTATTAAAAGGTGCTCAACCAACAGATACAGCAAGAAGTATATTATCTAAATTTGGTGTAATGAAGAGATTAGATGAAATAAAATATGAAAAGAGACAGGCTAAAAAGGGAGAAAGTAATTAA
- the rplS gene encoding 50S ribosomal protein L19 gives MDSLIRAIESNYKRNDIPEFRAGDTVRVQVKVVEGGRERLQAYEGIVIKKRGAGMGKSFTVRRIGADRIGVERVFPMNTPLIDSVEVVRKGKVRRAKLYYLRNVKGKIKIKERRD, from the coding sequence ATGGATTCCTTAATAAGAGCGATAGAAAGCAATTATAAAAGAAATGATATACCAGAATTTAGAGCAGGAGATACTGTAAGAGTTCAGGTAAAAGTTGTTGAAGGTGGAAGAGAAAGACTTCAAGCATATGAAGGAATAGTTATTAAAAAAAGAGGAGCTGGAATGGGTAAATCATTCACAGTTAGAAGAATAGGTGCGGATAGAATAGGTGTTGAAAGAGTATTTCCTATGAATACACCTTTAATAGATTCTGTAGAAGTTGTAAGAAAAGGTAAAGTTAGAAGAGCTAAACTTTATTATTTAAGAAACGTGAAAGGTAAGATCAAGATAAAAGAAAGAAGGGACTGA
- the polA gene encoding DNA polymerase I yields the protein MADLYLIDGSGIAYRAFFAIGNWMSTSDGKPTNAIFGVSRMMLKILNDYIKKDEDSILFVMDKKTKTYRHELLESYKAQRPKAPDEFIAQLPNINEMVENLGINVIAFDKYEADDVIATAAIKYKNDYDNIFIITSDKDMMQLIKENIFILRPEKGTTDIKKYDSKEVKNKMGVFPNQIIDLLALMGDSSDNIPGVKGIGIKTAQKLLAEFKTLENIYKNIDSVKGATKKKLIENKEMAFLSQKLVKLMLDAPLDFKKEDILYTGYKKELKKFLEKLEFSSLIKELELGSSNDTENKIDYSKKGTYKELKPENIDELISMMKKNDFICFDTETTSLDPFEAKLLGIAFSFKSFEGFYLNLKNINENEKKNILKKIIPILNEKKVIGQNLKYDISILNRYGYTINNPYFDTMIAAYLINPDSRKFNMDDLAQKYLNYTTKKYKEVMNGKLFSSTLEDIDEKTVLEYAAEDSDITFRLYEVLSKELHKKDLIKIFTEIEMPIVPILANMELNGVYFDSEDLKKLSTEYQKILNKIEEKMSKFTGEEFNPNSPKQVGELLFEKLGLKGKKKTKSGNYSTDAESLELLKNDHEIISEILEYRKYQKLLSTYINSIPKLINKKTGRVHTSFNQTGTATGRLSSSDPNLQNLPIREPEGEKIRKTIKVQDNNNILISADYSQIELRVLAHISQDEVLLKAYNTNDDIHSITASKIFNVDQKNVDSNMRRIGKMVNFSLVYGSTPYGLSQKLNIPFKDAKLFIDRYFELYKAVEKNQEDSINKAKENGFVETLFGRKRFMKNIRTGSHDLKRITINTPIQGTAADIMKIAMIKLFKNLPDYAKMILQVHDEILIEAPENKKEEIKNILVDCMENSVKLSVPLKVDVSFGKIWNK from the coding sequence ATGGCTGATTTATATTTAATAGATGGTTCTGGAATAGCTTATAGAGCATTTTTTGCTATAGGTAATTGGATGAGTACTTCTGATGGTAAACCAACAAATGCTATATTTGGTGTATCAAGAATGATGTTAAAAATTTTAAATGATTATATAAAAAAAGATGAAGATTCTATATTATTTGTTATGGATAAAAAGACAAAAACTTATAGACATGAATTACTTGAGAGTTATAAAGCTCAAAGGCCTAAAGCACCAGATGAATTTATTGCTCAACTTCCAAATATAAATGAAATGGTTGAAAATCTTGGAATAAATGTAATAGCCTTTGATAAATATGAAGCAGATGATGTAATAGCTACTGCAGCAATAAAATATAAAAATGATTATGATAATATTTTTATAATAACTTCTGATAAAGATATGATGCAATTAATAAAAGAGAATATTTTTATTTTGAGACCTGAAAAAGGCACTACCGACATTAAAAAATATGATTCAAAAGAAGTTAAAAATAAAATGGGTGTTTTCCCAAATCAAATTATAGATCTATTAGCTTTGATGGGTGATAGCTCTGATAATATACCAGGTGTGAAAGGGATAGGTATCAAAACTGCTCAAAAATTGCTTGCAGAATTCAAAACTCTTGAGAATATATATAAAAATATAGATTCAGTAAAAGGTGCAACTAAGAAAAAATTGATCGAAAATAAAGAGATGGCTTTTTTAAGTCAAAAGCTGGTTAAATTAATGTTGGATGCCCCTTTAGATTTTAAAAAAGAAGATATTTTATACACTGGCTATAAAAAAGAATTAAAAAAATTTCTTGAAAAATTAGAATTTTCATCCTTAATAAAAGAACTTGAATTAGGTTCTTCAAATGATACTGAAAATAAAATTGATTATTCAAAAAAAGGAACTTATAAGGAATTAAAACCTGAAAATATAGATGAATTAATATCAATGATGAAGAAAAATGATTTCATATGTTTTGATACAGAAACGACTTCTTTAGATCCATTTGAAGCCAAACTTTTAGGAATTGCCTTTTCATTTAAATCTTTTGAAGGATTTTATTTAAATTTAAAAAATATAAATGAAAATGAAAAGAAAAATATATTGAAAAAAATCATACCAATTTTAAATGAAAAAAAAGTAATAGGACAAAATTTAAAATATGATATTTCAATATTGAACAGGTATGGTTATACTATCAATAATCCATATTTTGATACTATGATAGCTGCTTATTTGATAAATCCTGATTCAAGAAAATTTAATATGGATGATCTCGCACAAAAATATTTAAACTATACAACAAAAAAATATAAAGAAGTTATGAATGGAAAACTTTTTTCATCTACTCTTGAAGATATAGATGAAAAAACAGTGCTTGAATATGCAGCAGAAGATTCTGACATAACTTTTAGGCTTTATGAAGTACTTTCAAAAGAACTTCATAAAAAAGATTTAATAAAAATTTTCACGGAAATAGAAATGCCAATAGTTCCAATTCTTGCCAATATGGAGTTAAATGGTGTTTACTTTGATTCAGAAGATTTAAAAAAATTGAGTACAGAATATCAAAAAATATTGAATAAAATTGAAGAAAAAATGTCTAAATTTACCGGAGAAGAGTTTAATCCAAATTCTCCCAAACAAGTTGGAGAATTATTATTTGAAAAACTTGGCTTAAAAGGAAAGAAAAAAACAAAATCTGGTAATTATTCTACGGATGCAGAATCACTCGAATTATTAAAAAATGATCATGAAATAATATCAGAAATACTTGAATATAGAAAATATCAAAAATTACTCTCAACTTATATAAATTCAATCCCAAAACTTATAAATAAAAAAACAGGTAGAGTCCATACTTCATTTAATCAAACAGGTACGGCAACTGGTAGATTAAGTAGTTCAGATCCAAATTTACAGAATCTACCAATAAGAGAACCTGAAGGAGAAAAAATAAGAAAAACTATTAAAGTACAAGATAACAATAATATATTGATAAGTGCAGATTATTCTCAAATAGAACTAAGAGTATTGGCTCACATATCACAAGACGAAGTTTTATTAAAAGCTTATAATACAAATGATGATATTCACAGTATCACAGCTTCAAAAATATTTAATGTAGATCAAAAAAACGTAGATTCTAATATGAGAAGAATAGGAAAAATGGTTAACTTTTCACTCGTATATGGTTCAACTCCTTACGGTCTTTCTCAAAAATTAAATATACCTTTTAAAGATGCGAAGTTATTCATAGATAGATATTTTGAACTTTATAAAGCTGTTGAAAAAAATCAAGAGGATTCTATCAATAAAGCTAAAGAAAATGGATTTGTAGAAACTCTTTTTGGCAGAAAAAGATTTATGAAAAATATAAGAACTGGATCTCATGATTTGAAAAGAATAACTATAAACACACCTATTCAAGGTACTGCAGCTGATATTATGAAAATAGCAATGATAAAACTTTTTAAAAATTTACCAGATTATGCAAAAATGATACTTCAAGTACATGATGAAATCTTAATAGAAGCTCCAGAAAATAAAAAAGAAGAAATCAAAAATATATTAGTTGACTGTATGGAAAATTCTGTAAAACTTTCTGTTCCTTTAAAAGTCGATGTTTCCTTTGGAAAAATATGGAATAAATAA
- the rimM gene encoding ribosome maturation factor RimM (Essential for efficient processing of 16S rRNA), whose translation MKRLDDLLDGKIAIGRITNNHGLYGNVKFFPYTNIRELVFSLDEILLYNPGNKKFFFSRVEEVKPLNRLYVFQLHGVEGINEAKKLKGFEVYIEKEDLPSLEKNEYYIFELIGSEVYFEDGEHAGKITDVIQTGANDVIQVTKNKKEEYLIPLIKEYIIEMNKEEKKFIVKRMEFLDDGTKDED comes from the coding sequence ATGAAAAGGCTTGATGATCTTCTCGATGGCAAAATTGCAATAGGAAGAATAACCAATAATCATGGTCTGTATGGAAATGTAAAATTTTTTCCTTATACAAATATAAGAGAATTAGTTTTTTCTTTAGATGAAATATTACTTTATAATCCAGGGAACAAAAAATTTTTCTTTTCAAGAGTTGAAGAAGTTAAGCCTTTAAACAGGCTTTATGTTTTTCAACTTCATGGAGTAGAAGGAATAAATGAAGCAAAAAAATTAAAAGGATTTGAAGTGTATATTGAAAAAGAAGATTTACCTTCTCTTGAAAAAAACGAATATTATATATTTGAACTCATTGGTTCAGAAGTTTATTTTGAAGATGGAGAACATGCCGGTAAGATAACAGATGTTATTCAAACTGGTGCCAATGATGTTATTCAAGTAACTAAAAATAAAAAAGAAGAATATTTAATACCTTTAATCAAAGAATATATAATAGAAATGAATAAAGAAGAAAAAAAATTCATCGTTAAAAGAATGGAGTTTCTCGATGATGGAACAAAAGATGAAGATTAA
- a CDS encoding metal-sensing transcriptional repressor: MKKHQNALKILKTARGQTEAAIKMIEDEKYCIDISNQVLASIALLKKANTIILKNHIESCVKEAAFGKDENEINEKLKELENVISYLNKNM; encoded by the coding sequence ATGAAAAAACATCAAAATGCTTTAAAAATACTAAAAACAGCAAGAGGCCAAACAGAAGCCGCTATAAAAATGATAGAAGATGAAAAATATTGTATTGATATCTCTAATCAAGTACTTGCATCTATAGCTTTATTAAAAAAAGCTAATACAATTATTTTAAAAAATCATATAGAATCTTGCGTAAAAGAAGCCGCTTTTGGAAAAGATGAAAATGAAATAAATGAAAAACTTAAAGAACTTGAAAATGTTATAAGTTATCTCAATAAAAATATGTGA
- the trmD gene encoding tRNA (guanosine(37)-N1)-methyltransferase TrmD has translation MMEQKMKIKVLSIFPNMFNTLFEYGVLKKSIENGIVDFEAINLRDYTDDKHHVTDIPGYGGKSGMVMKVEPFFKYYEEYSKDGEKPYVIMTSPQGIKFDNSVSRYLSEKKKLLFLCGRYEGIDARIEKIVDKEVSIGDFVVTGGEIPAMLMIDSLLRFVPGVVGDNDSVINDSFYNGLLDYSQYTKPYDFNGEKVPEILLSGNHLKIEKYRKKNSLLNTILKRKDLFIKRKLSEEEKELLTEIIGELYNNAK, from the coding sequence ATGATGGAACAAAAGATGAAGATTAAAGTTTTGTCTATTTTCCCAAATATGTTTAACACTCTATTTGAATATGGAGTTCTAAAGAAGTCGATAGAAAATGGTATAGTTGATTTTGAAGCTATAAATCTTAGAGACTATACAGATGACAAACATCATGTTACTGATATTCCAGGATATGGCGGAAAATCTGGTATGGTGATGAAAGTTGAACCTTTCTTTAAATACTATGAAGAATATTCAAAAGATGGTGAAAAACCGTATGTTATCATGACTTCTCCTCAAGGAATAAAGTTTGATAATTCAGTTTCAAGATATCTATCTGAAAAGAAAAAACTTTTATTTTTATGTGGAAGATATGAAGGTATAGATGCAAGAATAGAAAAAATAGTTGATAAAGAAGTTTCAATAGGAGATTTTGTTGTAACTGGTGGAGAAATCCCTGCAATGCTTATGATAGATTCTCTTTTGAGGTTTGTGCCTGGGGTAGTTGGAGATAATGACAGTGTTATAAATGATTCTTTTTATAATGGATTACTTGATTATTCGCAGTATACCAAGCCTTATGATTTCAACGGAGAAAAAGTTCCAGAAATTCTATTGAGTGGAAATCATTTGAAGATAGAAAAATATAGAAAGAAAAACAGTCTTTTAAATACCATATTAAAAAGAAAAGATCTTTTTATAAAAAGAAAATTATCTGAAGAAGAAAAAGAACTTTTAACCGAAATAATTGGGGAGTTGTATAATAATGCTAAATAA
- the lepB gene encoding signal peptidase I: MKNNSEVKNKIKHEALDWLGAIIYAVIFGTIIRLFVLETMMVPTPSMVPTIKEQDRFLVEKITYSFERPNTGDIVVFWTPFVDVRAQAKLRAFDNFMDFFAPKEFEGHAKYVKRLVGKPGDNLRLVPVEDSFWEKLDLNEENIKNYPDFLQFIIKYYERIEYIPSSVKSRVAQLEINGKIPESLKNRYYLIDGVFYEPNFYDFLAYPEKNERKINLSKYTMFYKDNFDGNYALYNLRPNLEFYKQSNYAYDYDETYKKFEKDFDLKEIIYRDEEGLINIKIPEGYYYFMGDNSLESWDSRFFGFVPENNIIGNIFLRIGPLDRFGKVK, from the coding sequence TTGAAAAATAATAGCGAAGTCAAGAATAAAATAAAACATGAAGCTCTTGACTGGCTTGGTGCTATTATATATGCAGTTATATTTGGTACAATAATTAGATTATTTGTTTTAGAGACAATGATGGTCCCGACTCCTTCAATGGTTCCAACCATTAAAGAGCAGGACCGTTTTCTCGTTGAAAAAATAACATACTCTTTTGAAAGGCCAAATACAGGTGATATAGTAGTATTTTGGACACCTTTTGTTGATGTTAGAGCACAAGCTAAATTGAGAGCATTTGATAATTTTATGGATTTTTTTGCACCAAAAGAGTTTGAAGGTCATGCAAAATATGTAAAAAGACTTGTGGGAAAACCAGGAGATAATTTAAGATTAGTTCCTGTTGAAGATAGTTTTTGGGAAAAACTTGATTTAAATGAAGAAAATATAAAAAATTATCCAGATTTTTTGCAATTCATAATAAAATATTATGAAAGAATAGAATATATACCTTCTTCAGTAAAATCAAGAGTGGCACAACTCGAAATAAATGGTAAAATTCCAGAATCATTAAAAAATAGATATTATCTAATAGATGGAGTTTTTTATGAACCAAATTTTTATGATTTTTTAGCTTATCCAGAAAAAAATGAAAGAAAAATAAATCTTTCAAAATATACCATGTTTTACAAAGATAATTTTGATGGGAATTATGCTTTATATAATTTAAGACCTAATTTAGAATTTTATAAGCAAAGTAATTATGCATATGATTATGATGAAACATATAAAAAATTTGAAAAAGATTTTGATTTAAAAGAAATAATATATAGAGATGAAGAAGGACTTATAAATATAAAAATTCCTGAAGGATATTATTATTTCATGGGAGATAATTCTCTTGAAAGCTGGGATAGTAGATTTTTTGGTTTTGTTCCAGAAAACAATATTATAGGTAATATATTTTTAAGAATAGG
- a CDS encoding SLC13 family permease, whose product MSSVLVLAIAVLTYYFIIFARKIKKSIITFFLGVLLFMFKPVPGLNFENVGNIVSFETLGILLGMMIIVEIMKESGFFTFTAVNVIKLSRNKFWTAIFLLMIVVILFSAFLDNLVTIILIAPIIFLISDTLNIDPAPLMMLSIFVDNIGGMSTLIGSPLNIVLGSVGKLDFTQFLITMLPLTIISFLITFFMFKATYKEDTSNFSEKLKKLSEMDPKKAIQDKNSMIKSLIIFVIVLLGFMFHSMINMNIAIIAISGSMVLMLLTKRDFESMAKQLDWDTMFFYAGLFIVTFSLQEIGVIDVISNLFIPLINTPLVLMLIIMWVGALVIPFLSAVPGTLLIAPVVGVLISKGAPFELWYAYAIGANLGTNLTPLGAVQNIVGASLIQKQTGKEIGFAEYMKMASLTVLATLIVGTLYLFFHYYVIL is encoded by the coding sequence ATGAGCTCAGTATTAGTTTTGGCAATTGCGGTATTAACTTATTATTTTATAATCTTCGCAAGAAAGATTAAAAAATCTATTATAACTTTCTTTTTAGGTGTTTTATTGTTTATGTTTAAACCCGTACCCGGTTTAAATTTTGAAAATGTAGGTAATATAGTAAGTTTTGAAACTTTAGGTATATTATTGGGTATGATGATTATAGTAGAAATTATGAAGGAAAGTGGTTTTTTTACTTTTACAGCGGTTAATGTAATCAAACTCAGCAGGAATAAGTTTTGGACGGCAATATTTTTATTGATGATAGTTGTAATTCTGTTTTCTGCTTTTCTTGATAATTTGGTAACTATAATTTTAATAGCTCCAATAATATTCTTGATCTCTGATACATTAAATATAGATCCAGCTCCATTGATGATGCTTTCTATATTCGTTGATAACATAGGTGGTATGAGTACTCTTATAGGTAGCCCTTTAAATATAGTTTTAGGTTCTGTAGGAAAACTTGATTTCACACAATTCTTGATAACCATGCTCCCCCTAACCATAATATCTTTTCTAATAACTTTCTTTATGTTTAAAGCTACTTATAAAGAAGATACTTCAAATTTTTCTGAAAAATTAAAAAAACTTTCAGAAATGGATCCTAAAAAAGCTATTCAAGATAAAAATTCTATGATAAAATCTTTAATAATCTTTGTAATTGTTTTATTAGGCTTTATGTTTCATAGTATGATAAATATGAATATTGCAATAATAGCAATATCTGGTTCCATGGTTTTGATGTTATTAACAAAAAGAGATTTTGAATCGATGGCAAAACAATTAGATTGGGATACAATGTTTTTTTATGCCGGATTGTTCATAGTAACTTTTTCATTACAAGAAATTGGAGTAATAGATGTAATTTCAAATTTATTCATTCCATTGATAAATACTCCATTAGTATTAATGTTAATAATAATGTGGGTTGGTGCACTAGTAATTCCTTTCTTAAGTGCTGTTCCAGGAACTCTTTTAATCGCCCCAGTAGTCGGCGTCTTAATATCAAAAGGAGCTCCTTTTGAATTATGGTATGCTTATGCAATTGGTGCCAATCTTGGAACTAATTTAACCCCTCTTGGAGCAGTTCAAAACATTGTGGGAGCATCTCTAATTCAAAAACAGACAGGAAAAGAGATTGGTTTTGCTGAATATATGAAAATGGCTTCTTTAACTGTACTTGCCACTTTAATAGTTGGAACTTTATACCTTTTTTTCCATTATTATGTAATTTTATAA